Proteins from a single region of Pyxidicoccus trucidator:
- a CDS encoding peptidylprolyl isomerase yields MRLHPTRAPIIPLALGVLVLGLGAACNKPPKEDPDASVVATVNGEVLGRADFEQELWRELASTEAPQRTPEEVEPFKRTLLDTYIHRMLLLQAARKNNISVTAEEVDRGVLRLSGDYPAGNFNEVLAQGQLSMAELRAREASRLTIEKLFASHVYSRVAVTEEELRAWYAANEADFNEAEQVHAAQIVVKGLDEARKLQAQLKTGKKFADLARRYSLSADGKVGGDLGFFPRGQMPPAFDEVVFRLPVGQVSDVVSTEYGFHLFRVLERKPARKREFAEVRQLVEAKLLEKKRTEAQEAFEKELREKALVQVNEATLQAIRGKPAPQQAAK; encoded by the coding sequence ATGCGTCTTCATCCCACCCGCGCGCCCATCATCCCACTCGCCCTGGGAGTCCTCGTCCTGGGCCTGGGCGCCGCCTGCAACAAGCCCCCGAAGGAGGACCCCGACGCCTCGGTGGTCGCCACGGTGAATGGCGAGGTGCTGGGCCGCGCGGACTTCGAGCAGGAGCTGTGGCGCGAGCTGGCCTCCACCGAGGCCCCCCAGCGCACGCCGGAAGAGGTGGAGCCCTTCAAGCGGACGCTCCTGGACACGTACATCCACCGGATGCTGCTGCTCCAGGCGGCGCGGAAGAACAACATCTCCGTCACCGCCGAGGAGGTGGACCGGGGCGTGCTGCGGCTGTCCGGCGACTACCCCGCGGGCAACTTCAACGAGGTGCTGGCCCAGGGACAGCTCTCCATGGCCGAGCTGCGCGCGCGGGAGGCGAGCCGGCTGACGATTGAGAAGCTGTTCGCCAGCCATGTCTACTCGCGCGTGGCGGTGACGGAGGAGGAGCTGCGCGCCTGGTACGCCGCCAACGAGGCGGACTTCAACGAGGCCGAGCAGGTCCACGCGGCGCAGATTGTCGTGAAGGGGCTGGACGAGGCCCGGAAGCTCCAGGCCCAGCTCAAGACGGGCAAGAAGTTCGCGGACCTGGCGCGCCGGTATTCCCTCAGCGCGGACGGCAAGGTGGGCGGGGACCTCGGCTTCTTCCCCCGCGGGCAGATGCCCCCGGCCTTCGACGAGGTGGTATTCAGGCTCCCCGTGGGGCAGGTTTCGGATGTGGTGTCCACCGAGTACGGCTTCCACCTGTTCCGCGTGCTGGAGCGCAAGCCGGCACGCAAGCGGGAGTTCGCCGAGGTGCGGCAGCTGGTGGAGGCGAAGCTTTTGGAGAAGAAGCGGACGGAGGCGCAGGAGGCGTTCGAGAAGGAGCTGCGCGAGAAGGCGCTGGTCCAGGTGAACGAGGCCACCCTGCAGGCCATCCGTGGGAAGCCGGCGCCGCAGCAGGCGGCGAAGTGA
- a CDS encoding peptidylprolyl isomerase: MKKLVAVIAATALLGGGTAARAELVDRVAAVVNRDIIALSEVQQRVAPELSRINVPDPKKRAEQRVLLMKTALDTLIGEKLMEAEIAQLGITATEAEVDELVADVRQQNNITDPSQFEELLKGEGLTMAAYRDMLRKRILRDRLLRVKIGPKVKVTEEDVKAAYAQYARMETGDSEVFARHILVQVDPKATPEQVEAARKKAEAIAVEARRPGMDFSALARARSEGSSAAEGGELGWFKRGVMVPAFEKVAFTLKEGEVSEPVRTNFGWHVLKVEEKRSVAATSYEEMRPKLEAKLYQERTDKFLEQYVAELRQKANVEVKL, translated from the coding sequence ATGAAGAAGCTGGTGGCGGTCATCGCGGCGACGGCGCTCCTCGGGGGCGGCACGGCGGCACGCGCGGAGTTGGTGGACAGGGTGGCCGCGGTGGTGAACCGCGACATCATCGCGCTGTCCGAGGTGCAGCAGCGCGTGGCCCCGGAGCTGTCGCGCATCAACGTGCCGGACCCCAAGAAGCGCGCCGAGCAGCGGGTGCTGCTGATGAAGACGGCGCTGGACACGCTCATCGGCGAGAAGCTGATGGAGGCGGAGATTGCCCAGCTGGGCATCACCGCCACCGAGGCCGAGGTGGATGAGCTGGTCGCCGACGTGCGCCAGCAGAACAACATCACCGACCCGTCGCAGTTCGAGGAGCTCCTGAAGGGCGAGGGCCTCACCATGGCCGCCTACCGGGACATGCTGCGCAAGCGCATCCTGAGGGACAGGCTGCTGCGCGTGAAGATTGGCCCCAAGGTGAAAGTCACCGAGGAGGACGTGAAGGCCGCCTATGCGCAGTACGCGCGCATGGAGACCGGGGACTCGGAGGTCTTCGCCCGCCACATCCTGGTGCAGGTGGACCCCAAGGCCACGCCGGAGCAGGTGGAGGCCGCGCGCAAGAAGGCGGAGGCCATCGCCGTGGAGGCGCGGCGGCCGGGCATGGACTTCTCCGCCCTGGCCCGCGCGCGCAGCGAGGGCTCCAGCGCGGCCGAGGGCGGCGAGCTGGGCTGGTTCAAGCGCGGCGTCATGGTGCCGGCCTTCGAGAAGGTGGCCTTCACCCTCAAGGAGGGCGAGGTCAGCGAGCCGGTGCGCACCAACTTCGGCTGGCACGTGCTGAAGGTGGAGGAGAAGCGCTCGGTGGCGGCCACCTCGTACGAGGAGATGCGCCCGAAGCTGGAGGCGAAGCTGTACCAGGAGCGGACGGACAAGTTCCTGGAGCAGTACGTCGCCGAGCTGCGCCAGAAGGCCAACGTCGAAGTGAAGCTGTAG